taagatgtgacacatttatcactattaaatgatctttaatgataaatataactagggggagttcggtccggtccggggaggttttgtagaccggaccggaccggacctttTCAGTCTAAGGTTTTTCCACCCTGGACTGGACCAAACTCCCTAAGGGTTGAGACGGTTCGGTCCACggttgacattttttttttttttatcgtatgacattttgtttaatacttatgtaattatattgtgatatatttaatatatatatagtataatattatatatattaatatatattatagtaatatgctaatactattagtctattattatatagtaaattagtaatagttattaacttatttactaactaataatacactaatactgatactataactaataactatatgtaataatagtaatactatatataatatattagtattactatatctctttaaacactacacatttattaatactctatgtcatactatattaaataatagtaatactcttattactaatactctatgtagttatatcaaatactatattactaatactctataatactaacatattacatattatatattaactataatatagtgatttaataataacatattacatattaagttaactatagtatatactaatacattataaatttatacatatatgatatattataatttataccataactcttataatatgttaatatattaatatatactagtactatatattatagttaatagttatacattaaacagtataataatatattgatactaaatatatatagttatagacttataatgatttagttattatgaatttacaattagtataactatataatagtattttttttagactattagtaatttagtatagctatattatattagtaatattagttatgttgaatcaatcaattagtataattattttctacattattagtattaataatattagtattagttatagccatataatctatattagccttaagagtcttagactatataataaactaatagtattagtataactatataagtatactgtatagctatatattaatactaattatagtgaaaagtataattatataatagtgatttagtatattataatttctatattataatttatactataactcttataatatgttaatatgttaatatattaatatataatagtattgtatattatagttatacattaaagaatataataatacattcatactaaatatatatagttatacttatagtgatttagctataactatattagtattagtattacttatagtatttaatataactatatagtctatattagtataagcataactatagtatattataatattagactattagtattatttttttaataccatattagactattagtattagtatagatattagtattagtatataattataaatattagtattagttaaaaattatatttataaataatataaaattatttatataaattatatatatttttcattcaatCTGGATTGGATAGGACTGGACCCaaattgggtccggtccggttagTTTGGCCGGTCCATACCGGTCGAATCTCACTTCTAAATATAACCCATCTTATATagtagaataaaaataagataagagtatggtatataatattactcttttaaaGAATCACAATCCAGAAGATCGTCCTTACTAGGGCACTTTCTGTTCATCGTCCCAATTACACACATCATATCACTAGCTAGCTAAGTACATAGTAGAAACTCTTTGTTATCACCATTAAAAGAGCCTTGGAAATGCTTCATTATATTCATTATCATTAGACGAACAGTATATATAGGTAAACATGGATCAAAGGTCAAACTTaggagtgtaaaaaaaatcgGTAAACCAGTCCAAATCAGTGGGATCGATCTAGTCCCAAATTTGATTCGGTCCAgtaccggttttatttttcttaaaaccggtcaaaatcgaTCTGGttccgatttttctttttctaaaaccggatcagacaagtttatatatattttaattttttctattatatataatatataattatatataaaatagttttgtattatacgataaattactaattaatataatattaaattttaaaattttatatcattttgtttattatattaatagttatactaagattatataatacatattaatagttatactaatactatatctctatatattaatatattataatatatcattatattatatcattatagtctataatacaattatagaCAGAAAactggaccggttacacccctagtaaaaaaaaaaaaaacacccctAGTCAAacttaaattatagaaaatttgaaaaaaaaaaaaaaagagagaggaagggaAGGCAAATGCCTTAACATGTGAGCAAGCAATAGTACCATgagaataaatatgaaaattttgatttaaaaactAGTGAAATCACACATACAATAAAatgcttataaaaaataatttggtttgaaagagaaattttaaaattcaaatcttacaaatcaaatttcatTTAACTAATATAGATTGTGTGCTCCGAACACtgatttgagaataaaataactcaatAGAGTTATAGTTAGGCATGCACCCACGCACCTAACCCTAATTAGGGCCATTTCACGAAATgccaaaccctaaccctagccaAAGATATTGATGCACCATCTTCCATCAGCTGACAAATTGAACATGTTATTAAATAGCACCATCAAGTTATCTTAAATACAAATCAACTGAGAATTGAGGTGGTGTTTCAAAAAATTCTCCTTACCTTCTTTCGGGTAGAGGACAAGAGTTACTTGGTGGTGCTATCATGGAGAATTTACAAGCCTTATGGGGAAATTTTAGATTGAGTGAAGAGGAAGACACAGCTATCACGTTGGAGAATGAGGCGACAAGGGAGGTTCAAAGGAAGGGGGAGCTATGTCTTATTGGGAAAATCTGGATGGATAGATCTATTGGCAAGAATATCATTGAAGCTACTATGGCCAAGATTTGGACGCTGAGTAAACAAGCAAAATTTACAGAAGTTGGATCCAACGTTTTCATTATCTCTTTTGCAAATCATGCTGATCGTGGTCGTGTTATTGAGGGACGTCCGTGGTTGTTTGATAAGCATATTTTTGTGATTGATTTATTTGATGGTTTTACACAGCCAAGCTCTATGAAGTTTGATTCGGCAGCAATGtgggttcaactccataacatGCCTTTGGTGGGAATCAATAAAGAATGTGGTGAAAGGATTGGCAGGTCGTTGGGAGAGGTAGAATATGTGGATGTTGAGGAAGATAACGTAGCATGGGGAAGCTTCCTGAGGCTTAGAGTCAGAATGAACTTGTTTAAACCTTTAGCAAGAGGAAGAACTACAATGCTAAATGGTATGAAATATTGGATTCCAATCCAGTATGAGAAATTGCCTCGATTCTGTTTTGACTGTGG
This genomic interval from Carya illinoinensis cultivar Pawnee chromosome 2, C.illinoinensisPawnee_v1, whole genome shotgun sequence contains the following:
- the LOC122301818 gene encoding uncharacterized protein LOC122301818, yielding MENLQALWGNFRLSEEEDTAITLENEATREVQRKGELCLIGKIWMDRSIGKNIIEATMAKIWTLSKQAKFTEVGSNVFIISFANHADRGRVIEGRPWLFDKHIFVIDLFDGFTQPSSMKFDSAAMWVQLHNMPLVGINKECGERIGRSLGEVEYVDVEEDNVAWGSFLRLRVRMNLFKPLARGRTTMLNGMKYWIPIQYEKLPRFCFDCGRILHEDGVCGMGQMVEE